In Dromiciops gliroides isolate mDroGli1 chromosome 5, mDroGli1.pri, whole genome shotgun sequence, the following are encoded in one genomic region:
- the DDIT3 gene encoding DNA damage-inducible transcript 3 protein → MAAEPLPFSFGTLSSWELEAWYEDLQEVLSSEENGGAYARPPEAEQEELKTFTTLDPASLVWLAEEPGPVEITSNGQSPCSPESSQSSLAQEEEEGQGEQGRNRKRRHSEQSPARGRKRSVKEKEQENERKVAHLAAENERLKREIERLTQEVDVTRQALIERMVSLPRS, encoded by the exons ATGGCAGCTGAACCACTGCCCTTCTCCTTTGGGACACTCTCTAGCTGGGAGCTAGAGGCCTGGTATGAGGACTTGCAAGAGGTGCTGTCCTCCGAAGAGAACGGAGGAGCGTATGCCCGACCCCCTGAAGCAGAACAG GAAGAACTGAAAACCTTTACTACTCTTGACCCAGCCTCCCTGGTCTGGCTAGCTGAGGAGCCTGGGCCCGTGGAAATCACAAGCAATGGCCAGAGCCCTTGCTCTCCTGAGTCCAGCCAGAGTTCACTGGcccaagaagaggaggaggggcaaGGGGAGCAAGGAAGAAACAGGAAACGGAGACACAGTGAGCAGTCCCCAGCTCGAGGGCGGAAGCGAAGTGTGAAAGAAAAGGAACAGGAGAATGAACGAAAGGTGGCCCATCTGGCTGCAGAAAACGAGCGACTGAAGCGAGAGATCGAACGACTGACCCAGGAGGTAGATGTGACGCGCCAGGCCCTGATTGAGCGCATGGTCAGCTTGCCCCGGTCCTGA
- the LOC122728325 gene encoding serine/arginine repetitive matrix protein 1-like, whose protein sequence is MRHRGQGQPWGFRSQKAPRGSPLRRRRHHRRRRRRRRRPDGRGAGSGPPPHGPRRTNGRGRSAHADTRLHLPPPDQSPREQTRPSSPRGSELIPGPPMTSPGPPQDRAPASQEERKRWNAQHLPEEAARYRLGRESEGLSANPY, encoded by the coding sequence ATGCGCCATAGGGGCCAGGGGCAGCCCTGGGGATTCCGTTCCCAGAAGGCCCCGCGCGGGTCGCcgctccgccgccgccgccaccaccgccgccgccgccgccgccgccgccgcccggaCGGGAGAGGGGCGGGGTCAGGCCCCCCACCCCACGGACCGCGACGAACCAACGGGAGGGGCCGCAGTGCGCATGCGGACACGCGCCTGCACCTCCCTCCCCCCGATCAATCCCCCAGGGAACAAACCCGTCCCTCCTCCCCGCGGGGATCTGAGCTAATTCCCGGTCCACCAATGACCTCTCCAGGCCCGCCCCAAGACCGAGCCCCGGCCAGCCAAGAAGAACGAAAGCGCTGGAACGCCCAGCACCTCCCCGAAGAGGCTGCACGGTACAGGCTGGGCCGGGAGTCCGAGGGCCTGAGTGCGAATCCCTACTAG